The sequence below is a genomic window from Rudanella lutea DSM 19387.
CTTTTGCACGTACTCGAAGGCGGGTAGGAGCATCTGCTGAAACCGCTTGAGGGTTCGGTTACCCGTAATCTCGTACAGCTTGCCGTGGAACAGAATCTCCTGCTCGGCGTTGAACAGGGTTTCTTCGGTATTGGTGGGCTCGTTGGCCACAATGGCATACAGCTCGTCGATGTCGCGCTGGGTGATGCGCTCAAACAGCAGGTCGCCCATGCCGATTTCGAGTACCATGCGTAGCTCGAAAATATCGCGCAGGGTTTCGTCGTCCAGAATACCGGGGTACATCGTTTTTTCGAGTAACGACAGCAGGTCGGGGTTGGTAATTACGGTACCCCGCTTCTTTTTGGTATCGACCATGCCCCGCATCCGCAGCCGTTGCAGGGCCTCCCGCACGACCGTCCGGCTCACGCCCAGCTGGGTGGCTAACTCAACCTCTTTCGGAATCACATCGCCGGTTTTGTACTGCTTATCCTGAAAAAAGTCGAGCAGGTCGGTCTCTGCTTTATCCACCAGCGAGGTCTGTTCGCCCAGCCGCAGGTCGTCATTCATTGTTGCGTAATCCATATTATGTATTACTTGATTCGTGGCAAAAGTAGGTTGAATGCGTAAAATTCAAAAACAACATCCAAAAATAAAATTTTTAGAACTACTTGGAAGTATTAAATCATACATAATACCTTTGTCAGGTAATACATAATCAATTGGCACGAATGTTTATGGACACAATCTTTACCAGACGAGCGCACTTGGGGCGTTATGTCATACTTATTATAGCCTTGT
It includes:
- a CDS encoding FadR/GntR family transcriptional regulator, which encodes MDYATMNDDLRLGEQTSLVDKAETDLLDFFQDKQYKTGDVIPKEVELATQLGVSRTVVREALQRLRMRGMVDTKKKRGTVITNPDLLSLLEKTMYPGILDDETLRDIFELRMVLEIGMGDLLFERITQRDIDELYAIVANEPTNTEETLFNAEQEILFHGKLYEITGNRTLKRFQQMLLPAFEYVQKSGLLKKQVQHKKFVSHRGLVDVLQHGTAETFRNAMRNHFENHFQRLF